tggttaatagttGGGTGGGAGACCAGCAGGGAAGTCCAAGGATGCTACACAGAAGTAGGCAGTGGGAAACCACGTCTGTTCgtatctttccttgaaaactctacaaagtctccataaatcagctgcgacttgacggcactttctaccaccacatgGGTTTGTAACTAATATTGTTGACTGTTTATGAGGTGATTTTAGATATTATTCTTAGTGCCCTTGGTTCATTGGTTGGAGAAAGAAACAGACAATGGGATTTTCAAAGGACAGCTCGTATACAAGACATCTTCCATGTTACATGGAATTTCTGCAGATGTTGGATGCAGCTAACAAATCTTGTTCCCCTGTTTTTTTAAGAATCCCCTTTGTTAGACTATCAGTTGTCAGATATCTTTATTTACTGACTGAGGCCCGATGGCATAGAGTTCTTACCCTTGCTAGATGCAATGTTCTACCTTCCTCCCTCCAACAAGGATGACGTCTGCAGCTTCCTTACAAAGATAGGAAATGCTTATGTGATTTGGATTGTGTAGAATCTGTATCCCATATGATGTTATACTGTCCCTTTTATGTTTTAGCTAAAGAAAAGTATATAGCTCCCCTTTTGTGTGAGGTTGAAGGGACAACTGATAAAcaggttatttttcttttaaacagtgATTGCTGTGAGGTGTTGGATgctgtggctaaatttttaactgGTGTAATTTCTATCTTCTCTAAATTGTGTTAACTGAGAGGctgttatgttttatatatgctaTTAAATGTATTGGAATGAATGAGAATGACATTTTCCATGCAGTTGTCTTGGGAGGCCATGAAGACTGGACTTGTATCTTCATACGAGTTgggtccagccccccccccccaaaaaaaaaaagctggggaaggcaatttAAGGTCATGAAAATATAGGCAGCCATGCATAACACCATTCATTTGGAAACACAGAAATGGAATCTCTGTGCAAGTTTGCAAATGGGTTCAACTGTAAGCTTTACAATGGTCCCATGTGCTAGGCCCGTTTGAGAGTACATTGGCCCCTTGAAGGGTGGGGGTTTCAAATTAAAAGGGCAATATAAGATGACttttacaaatatatttttatgAAGAGGAGCCAAGTAGTCTAATGGTACACAGTTCTTCTGATGTACCCATGGATGCTGATATTGTGTTCGATCACACCCTTGCTGACTCTGCCTGTCAGAGCTTTTGAAGAGCTCTGAGCTCATCTTGTGTGAGATCATCAGGAGAACTCAGTTGTGACATACCAGTATTAACAAGTATGTTAATCAGATTTTGCAGTCGTCACCACTGACTTTCTGAAAGATGCTGCTCATAAGCAGAAATCTTGCATCGTCTTAAAAGACTAAGTCATTATTCTGGCATAAACTTGCAGTGCTTCAGTTGTCAGGGCTTGCGTCACTGCCTCTGTGTCATTTCATCTCCTCTCTTTGGCAGATGCTCCTTTTCCTGTTGGCTGCTCTCATCGATTACCATTTACACAACCATGTTGTCAGCATCACACTGGAGGAGCCTACGCCAAACTTTGCTGGTGCTCTTCACCTCCGCGCTTCTCATTGGAATAACCATGCTGGCCATCTCCTCTGACATCAACCCTGTTGGGTTTTTCTTCCTAGGAGTGGGGGGCCTGTGCTTGGTCGGTTACCTCATCAGTCTGGTGGTCGAATATTACCTGAAGCCACAGAATCCAACAGATGAGAATGGCTCAGCCTCAAGGAGACAAAGTCACGCTCGGTGAGCATCCGCATTCTTGTTGCCTTTCCTTTGCAAATCTGACTCCTGAGCTGCAGTCAATTTAGAGCTGGGCCATACAAATTGTAGGCTATGTGGTAGAGCGGGGGTcctcaacctttctgagcctgtcaACACTTTTGGAATTCTAGCACAGGGCGGTGAGCACAACCATAAAATTGCTGTCTCAGGAGGTAGAGAAACACATACAGCGGAAGCCCAAGTTCAGGGGAAAAGAGAGGTAAATagaatacactgggaaagagaagtgagagggAATAAAACAAACACTGGCTTTTTCCACCCAAAtcttccaaaacattttgaaaacgttttcaatcccctcctTTAGCACAATGTGTGtacacactcacccccttgaaacattTTTCAGCtgccattctgccccccccccccctatttttggAGTTGAAGAATCAATGCTTCCAGGcatcacagcttcatgctgcacTTCTCCATAATGATGCCTCTAGGATTAGCCCCCCAAATAACAGAATTGAGGAGACAGAGACAAGAGGGATCGGAGAGAATGAACACACAAAATGATGCTGAGGAGAAAGTCCAGGgacagcagagaggcatgggaaacgtcttaaagagactgcacagcccagtgaagccattttgaaaatatttcattaaataatcattttaaagggcattcactgaaaatgttttgaggctggaaataaaacattttaggaacCAAAGGGGGTGGGACCAATGCGGAACTCCTCGGAGtatcattttatttcctgcctcaatgcGGAACTCCTCAGagtattattttatttcctgcctcaaagttttttaaaatgtttgtgtggaaagggctaacGTGATGACTTCTGCCACCgaaataatgttattttaatctgcttaGCAAATCAGTTCTGCAGTAGCAAATCAGAAACCCTGATGGGCAAGAGAGCCACCTGGAGCTCTAAACACACTTTGTGGCCAAGAAAGGTGTTGACGGTTCCCGTGgcacccatgggtgccatggtgaGAACACTTGTAGTATAGACTAGAAGGCTGTTCCTGAAATTAGACCACCTaattcagcattctgttttcaTCAGTGGCTAACCAGTGCTTCTAGACTTCTTGTGAGTGGGCATGACCATTATAACCCTTCCTTATTTTTGGGACCCAACTCCTGGTATTTGGAGGGATAATGCCTCTGAATATGAGGATCAATATACCTTTCATGGCTAATAGACAATGACAGCCTAAACATCTGATTTCCCTCAAATTGGAAACCTTCTATCTAAGCTGCTTCCCATCACCTCATTTTAAGGCAGTGAATTTAATATGTTTATTATTAATTCAGTTGGCTGAGTGTGATTATTGTGTGTGTCACACTTCAACCTTCCATCTTCATTACGGCTCATAAGCCATACAGAAGCAGAACAGAGTTAATTAATAATTACCTAAAATTATATCTCTGTGTATCATTCAGCCTAGTACATTAGACAATTAAAAGTTTTGGAGGTTTATTACGGTATGTtatgtttattatgtattttgtgGAAAAGACAGGTAGGAGAATCACATGACAGAAATTCCATTAAAAAACTTCCCTATGTATGGAAAGCTTGATTAATTGACTTCATTTATGCCTTTCTTCCCTGTGGCAATCCAGTGCAACTGACATcactctcctcccctccattttaccctcacaataaacctgtgaggtaggttagactgataGTATGTGACTAACTGATGGTCACCCAGTGGGGTTCCATGAcaaagtggggattggaacctgggtgtTCCAGATCCTAGCTTGGCCCTCTACACCCCAATCCAGACTAGGTGGGGAAGATGCCACATTCAtgccactctgccccccccccccaaaaaaaaacaacaacacacacaccccggctaGAATTCCCCATAGAAGATAGTAGAGATACACTATGAAAATGAGAGCTGGGTGAGCAGTAGACGCCTACTAAGATATCAGTTATTAAGTCTGGAGAAAGTAGCAGAAGATGAAATTGAGATCACAACATGAATACTTCATTATCTCAGAAGAACATGTGGAAatcagctatttaaaaaaaaatctttgaaagtCTCTCTGCTggatcactttttaaaagaaaaaagttatttcTCTTTATACACAGCTGGACAGTTATACGGTGTCATACTTTTTATCCTACGTATTAAAAAGATAAATCAAATTTGCCTGTTAAGATATATGCTACAATAAAACACACAATATTTTGTCTACAGGTAGTTTGGTGGCTTAATGGTTCTGTCTGCACATTTAATGAGAGGGATGCCTTGAAAAACAAACCATTTGTCTCTGTTTTTATGGGCTATAAACTAGTTTTCTGCATACATTATTTCTGTCTGCATTTGATGCTTTTGAGAGTTGGAAAAAAACTCTTTTACAGTCAAATTGGGCCCAACAGTCCCTTCCTGAAGAGAtatacacccttctaagctcaatTATGTCAATACTTAGAGGAATATATGTAAaaatgctgttaagtcacagctgacttgtggtaacccagtagagttttcaaggcaagagactgacagaggtggtttgccattgccttcctctgcatcgtagccctggagttccttggtggcctcggttccaagtactaactagggccaactttgcttagcttctgagctcaggctagcctaggccatccaggtcaggcttAGAGGTGTAGAACACTGCAAATGATCTAAAATTACTTCTGAGACTCTGTCAAAGGGTATAGTTAAACAAAGTTAAGcgtatttttaaaagcaggagaGGAAGTTAAAAGTTGCTTCTCTTAAGCCGTGTCTTTACAAAGGAGATAAAGATCAGTGGAATGCTAGAAAAAAAGTTTGTTGCcaaacagcaaagcaaaattaagaacCTTTCAAGCGAGTCGCATGTTTGATGAGATTGTCCACACTTTTTGATCTGCCATTTCAGACTCAACTCATTGTACACAGAGACCATGTCAGAGCTTATTTTGGGGCTGCGGAGGGCCAAAATGCATGCTACTTGTGACATGAATTGGGTCACAGATGCCCTACCCAAGTCTCAGTCACATGTTTGTGCAGGGACtgacctttaaaaacctccccctCGCCTTGTTCTGCTCCAAACACTGATCAGGGCTCCCTTCCCATGCcatttttgccagcagaaacagcCAAGGAGAGCGGCTATTGCCCCTTCTGTGGAGCCTAGATTAGATGGGGCATTGATTTGAATCTGTTTGGTAGCTGTTTGCAGAGAGGACTTTTatatagtgaagaagaagagtttggatttataccccacttttcactcctttaaggagactcaaactcctttcccttcctttccccacaacagacaccttgtgaggtaggtggggctgagagatttccgaagaactgtgactagcccaaggtcacccagcaggaatgtaggagtgcagaaatgcgtctggttaaccagataagcctccaccactcagattagaatccacctgctcttaaccactacactatgctgaccATGCTGATGTCTTACTTAATCCTGTCTTTATCCTTTTCTCACTCAAGGGAACTGATGCAATGGCTTATTTTAACCACAACcccgttttttttttctgcagagacaATGAGGCATATGAAGCACCAACGTATGAGGAGGTGGTGGGAACTGGCCAGGTACCGGTCTCAACAGTCTGGACCATCACCTCTGGAACGGTAACCTCCCAAGCGGATCCCCCTCCATACAGCGTGGTTATTGAGCCACCCACCCACAGTGAAACAGTAGTGGAGGCATTCAGTGTCTCAGTGGCCCCAGGCACACGGCGTGCCTCGGAAGCAGATATGCACAACAAGCTGCGCCTTAGACTGGTGCTCCCACCGAGGCTGCAGCGATTTGTCTCGGATAGCCCTGAACTCAAAGGGACTGAAGATCATGTGGAGCGTCTGGAGCCACTCACCCCGCCACCTTCTTATGACAACGTAACTGGCGACGAGGTCTTTGAAGAAGCAGCCGAGCCCACAAGGTTATGACCTAATGCCTGGGGGCTTGGAGACGATCTTGGTACTGCGTTATAGCAGTGCATGTGATAAATGGCTGGCCATTTCACTTACTGGGAACATTCCCAATTGGGTGCAAGCAGCCAGAAGTGAGCAGAACTAAGCCCTAGCATCTTCCAGACTCACAGGGGTTGCTTGACTTTGTTCATCTGGCAGTAGCAGTGATCCACATCAGCTAACCAGTCGACTTATCTCAACACCATTGCCGGTTGGCTTAGCTTCACAAGAGGGTgagggctggcaggggctggctcCTCTACCATTTTGACTCCACAGTCAAGCCCTGGTAATAAAGTGGTAACTCACAAAAGCTTGTGCCACAACAAATGTGTTCATCTTCAAGATCGCACAAGACCTTTCCCCTGTGGAAGTTAGAGCTCTGTCGCCATACCACTTTCTTTAAACACATGCTGGGCCCTACAAATCACGGCCTGTATTAAAAAGCTTGAATACtatttttttttggccatcaagtcacagcagacttatagtgacattcagaggtggtttgccattggttgccTCTACAtcgtgatcctggtattcctttttggtctcccatccaatataCTGGctaaggccaaccctgcttagcttccaagatctgacaagatcgaaCTAGCATGAGTAATCATACTTCGTCTTAATGTGCATCtcctcttaaaaaaaatctcataagAAATGTACACTTACAGCAATCATAGGACTACTGTGTGGCTTGCTGTGTCTCCCAAATACTGTTTATGTGTTCTTGGACAAGTAGCACAGGCTGCTTGGAAGCTAGCACTTCAGGAGGTTTGGTAAAATTCCCATGGGAAGGATTTTTAATCATATCTAATAGCTGATAATGGAAACTTGTGGGTGAGGAGGGAAGATGATGGGGATAGCATCATTGAAATGTAAGAGAAAAAACAGTTGATAGTTGTGTCTCGCCATTGGACCAATTCTAGCGGCTaaagcaaaaaatataaataaaatgtgagCACATGGTTGAGTTGGTTTCTGGTTCAGACGTTCACTGGGTGAGGTGATTCAGATGTTTATTGGGTGAGGTGATTCATTCCAAAGCTAGATACGTTTTTACTTTGTTTATGTTGTGCTATATTGAGACATGTCATCATTCTCATTAAGTTCTGTTGGCGGAGTTTCATATTCAGCCCAATAAAAAAGGAAGTATCGGGCAGGATACTGTATTCTGGAATTTACCTCAAATACCTCAAATTGGAAGTATCTCCCTTCTGAATACTACGGCTTTCTAACCTGGCTTTCCCAGTATTAAGGACAATCTTGGGTTCACCTGGCACCCCACTTCCTTCATACTAAGAATTAGTGCTTGAACTTCTGCATTACACATGGATTTTCATCTGTAAATTAAACTAGgccaaacaatttaaaatttaatttaaaacaacaacataaaaacatgtcATGTTTATCTCAGAATGAATCTTGTTGTATATAGTGTAGAATATCTACAACTTGAACACATTCAGCAGAATTTAGTACCTGTATGGCTGTCTTAAATGAAGGATGGAATGTAAACTTGGGTGGAAAACTCGCAACAAAGCagtaagaacatcttataggatgcttatAAATGCTTATGAAATGGTAAGGGTCGTAAAGGGGGATTATTTTGCGTCTAACGTCACATCCACAAGCTTGAATCCAGCCCGATTGTTTAGGGTGATTTGGCAATTAACAGCCTTGTCCACTAGGCCACAAAATAATAGTGAATTGGCTCTTAGTTGTGATGACTGTGAattattttgcagataaagtcttaTTGCTCTGCTGAGACCTTCCAGCCATACTTAATGCAGACGGTGATCTGCAGGCTCGTCAACTGTCTTCTGGTTCTATTTGGACCATTTCAGCTGACTCTTCCAGCACCATGTGGACAGAATACTTGAGATTGTGAAACCCACCGCATgccttctggatccgtgcccatcctggatGGTGAAGGCCAGCAGGGATGCGGCCTTCTTTGGGGAgtaccccgtttccccgaaaataagacctacccctaaaataagccctagcgtgactttttgggatttttgaaggatgcttgaaatat
The DNA window shown above is from Sphaerodactylus townsendi isolate TG3544 linkage group LG07, MPM_Stown_v2.3, whole genome shotgun sequence and carries:
- the TMEM139 gene encoding transmembrane protein 139 gives rise to the protein MLSASHWRSLRQTLLVLFTSALLIGITMLAISSDINPVGFFFLGVGGLCLVGYLISLVVEYYLKPQNPTDENGSASRRQSHARDNEAYEAPTYEEVVGTGQVPVSTVWTITSGTVTSQADPPPYSVVIEPPTHSETVVEAFSVSVAPGTRRASEADMHNKLRLRLVLPPRLQRFVSDSPELKGTEDHVERLEPLTPPPSYDNVTGDEVFEEAAEPTRL